The genomic stretch CGCATAAATCGGACAATACTATACTAAAGGGGTATTTGGGTGTGATGACGAACCTTCACAGATTTAACTCAAACCATGAGAATATTTCCCAAAACTGACAGTATTATACTAACGTAAATTTTGGGACAATTTAGAACTCCGGTtgaattggaaaaaaataaagtagaagaagaaaggattgatttaatttgttgATGTAGTATTAAAAGTGGAGTTATGTAATCTAGTAGCTATACAAGTATTGATGAGCTTGCAGCCTCGGATATGCTCTGTAAAGACGGCCGCCACGATCTCGATCTTCCTCCGCCTTCCCGGTGCCGGAGCCTCGCATCACCCTGATATTAATATTTCCAACAAAAACATCAATTCGgttggaaaataaaagaaaaaaaatataacaaagatacaaaaaaaagaaagtattACCTCATCATGGTTGGTCTCCGATGCAGGCTGTCTTGGGTCGGGCTCAGATTCCGTGATGCTCCTCTTCATCTTTGCATGGCTCTTGGCTCTCACCACTCTCATCACCTCTGCCAAACCAATTCATTTAGAAGATAACTCATCTATCTTGGAGCTGAAAATATGTgttgttatttatttatctaaagagagggagaataaaaaaaaggaaaagaccTTGAGTGGTGAGGAGGCGATAGGCGCGGCCGAGAAGGAGAGTGTCGGTGGGGCGGAGAAGCTTGAGGCGGACGGTGCGGTTGTGGTGATTGGGGATGATGAGAGAGACGTAGTGGCCGGGGTTGGTTTTCATGACGTCGGTAGCGGAGATTGGCCAATACATCCTCTCCAGCTTGCCGCATGGGTGCTGTATCACCAGCGCTGCCGCCTCCACAGCCTGACAGTtgcccatctctctctctctctctagagctACATTGATTGTGGAATGGATGGCATGAATTAATTAAGGGGGGAAATATGGTTGGTTTGATGTAGTTTTCTTTCAGTTAAGAATGTTTGTGAAGGAGGAAATTAATTATATGAGATAACAAAAGGCAAAGGAAGAGACCACGAAGCTAAGGCCTCTTAGACATGGTCCATTCTCACCCTCCATTCCATATTCTTATCTTAtcatatactagtactaatatttatatcTTATGGCTAGTgctaaaatgcaaactctaaatattgtacaaactccaaactatgatctggaccgttagaaaatgtcaacagatgacaaaataatagcaacaaaaatgtcaccggagtgtcaacggttgatgttgtgttgacattgtgttgaaactgtattgacattttctaacggtccagatcatagtttggagtttgtacaatatttaaaatttgcatttgatcacatccctatatcTTATAGTCTATTTCAGTCCATTCTTcaaattatgatattttttagCATACGGTACACCATTATTTATGTGGGTCCAAATATCCGCTAATACTCTTTTTATTATatctttctcttttatttttttttattttactagttTTACACTAGTATCACTTCAAAGTTTCTATTCTAAGGGACAAGAACATGAacaaagaagagagagatatatTCAATTTGAGAAGAACTATTAATTTTAGTAATCGCATGGAATTCAAAAGTGTCAGATATTTTTTTAAGAGATAGTAGAAAACAACTTTTACATAATAAATGCTCTCATAATTTGGGTTGCATATGTTAATAATATACGTGCTTGTTTATTGATATTCATATTAACATAATTCATCCGTTTATTTTGTGATTCCAAAGTCTATATTCTCAAGCGGCGGAGCGGAGAGAGAtacattcaattcaattcaattcaattcaattcaattcaattcaattcaattcaatgaTTTATACTCCTATGGCCATGAAGTAATTTTTGGTTATGCAtggataattttattataataatgcTGTTCTATCATCTATGTGATCAGTGGATGAAACAATTAGTGGTACTCATTTAATTTGTCTCATCATAATTTTGGTGAGCAGTGAGCTTAGTCGAAACGGTCAACGAGTCAAGACTTTTACTTAcgtcacctctctctctctctctcacgaaCTATCTATACACCCAGAACGGCAGAAGTATATCAATGTATAGAGGATTCTTAACAAAATAAAGTGTCAAAGCTAATTTTTTATCACAAATATGGtttatttatagtattaattcaattataaattaattttaaagtaAGTATTGCATTTATTTAAACCGCCTCTCTTATGTAATAGTCTCGCGTTTTAACCAATTTTCTTAAAAATCTATTTACTATGGAGTATATTGGTTTGAAAA from Salvia splendens isolate huo1 chromosome 4, SspV2, whole genome shotgun sequence encodes the following:
- the LOC121798566 gene encoding uncharacterized protein LOC121798566, which produces MGNCQAVEAAALVIQHPCGKLERMYWPISATDVMKTNPGHYVSLIIPNHHNRTVRLKLLRPTDTLLLGRAYRLLTTQEVMRVVRAKSHAKMKRSITESEPDPRQPASETNHDEGDARLRHREGGGRSRSWRPSLQSISEAASSSILV